The nucleotide window tttgtaaaattacttaatacaaaaaaaacataattaagcTTTATAGTTGACAACAAGCATTGTGAAATTGCCATATGTGTTCAATCAAGTCCTCTTTCAATTGTCTATGCTGCTGCCTATTTCGAAGTTGGGCATTTCTTTGGAGAAATTGATGGTATGGTGCGAAATCTTCTTCTCCCAGCTGAGGTTGTGATAAGCCATTTTTGACATCATCATACTCCAAGTCCTGAGCAAAATTTCTTGCATAAGTGTCTCTTTCATCCTCAACAATCATATTATGCAATATAATACAAGCTCTCATTATGttggcaagcttcttcttttcccAAAAACGAACTGGACCACGTATAATTGCAAAGCGTGCTTGCAACACTCCGAATGCTCGCTCCACATCTTTTCTTTGTCCTTCTTGGTATTGTGCAAATAACTTGCGTTTCTCCCCTTGTGGCTTTGAGATTGATTTGACAAATGTGGCTCATTCAGGATAAATACCATCTGCTAAATAATATCACATAGTATAATTATTACCATTAATAGTATAATTTACCTCCGGAGCACGATCGTTAAGAATATCATCGAACACTGGAGAACGATCTAACACATTGTTATCGTTATTTGAACCAGAAACTCCAAAGAACGCATGCCATATCCAAAGGTCTGAAGATGCTACAACCTCAAGTACTATGGTTGCAACCCCACGATAACCACTCATGTACATACCTTTCCACGCCTTTGGACAATTTTTCCATTGCCAATGCATGCAATCAATGCTACCCAACATGCCAGGGAAGCCACGACCCTCCGCCATTTGTAGCAGGCGTTGTACGtcatttggtttggattttcgCAAGTATTCATCCTCGAACACCGAAATGAcaccttcaacaaatttttccAAGCATTCAATTGTAGTGCTCTCACCTATgcgcacataatcatcaatagCATCAGCTCCTACGCCATATGCTAACATCCGTATCGCAGCAGTACATTTCTGGAGTGGTGACaagcctcttcttccagttgcatCAACCCTCTGTTGGAAATACGGATAGACGTTTGAGAGAGCATTACTATTCGAAGGAACACCTGTCTTCTCATTCGAAATCTCCGTCGGAAAATATCAGCATTATACACCGGTTCATCTGCAAAGTAATTTTGATAAAGGCGATCATGTCCTGCTTCTCGATCTCTATTGATCCATCTACGAGTAATTGGGATAGAGCTTCTAtcgatatcttcttcttctaaatCTTGGAGTAAACACTCATCGATCCAATTATCTATGGCTGTGTTATCTTGCCGTCTTCTTTTGCCATACAAAGCCTCATTAAACATATCATCAAAATTTCTAGCCATATttagaaatgtaatttttagttctctatCGAGGTGAGAAACAAGAGTTGAAGTGGAGTTGCAGAGTCATTGATAGTTGATATTTATAAGTGTGTCTGCAATAAGTACCCtaacggctagttttgcaacggctagttttgcaacggctagttaacggctagttttgcaacggctagttttgcaacAGTCACTTTCATGAACAATAAGGGCACAATAatattgactaatttaaaaacttacatcagaaataaataaaacaaactacATCATAAACCagtaatacacaataaaaataagaacatactacATAACTCTACGAATACAAGAAACCATTAAGTAAACCACTTGGCGATTATTTTCTCACATACAATCTCATGAAGAGCTCGTCGTTTTTCACTCATTGTAGACGTGTCAGCATTAAGTATTTGCATATCCATCTCCCTTTCCCTTTCCTTGGCCATCCTTTCCAtttccctttcttttgcttttatctccatttctttaatatacctctgagtttgtaattctttttctttcattgcTGCTTGAGCttgtaattcttgttctttcattacCGCTTGAATTTGTAACTCCTTCTCTTTGATTGCCATAATCTTTGCTCTATGttccttctcctcttctctttctttttccctatCCATTAGTTCTTTTTCTCTAACATTCTTAatatcttccatgagagataATTTTTTGACAACCGATGATTTTCTTTCGCTAAAATCTTCAGACATCTGTGCTTTTCCCTTACCTTTTcgcttgctcttctttgatcctTGTGGGTGAACGGGAGAGTCCACACCGGGTTCGTCAGCCAACGGTGTTTCTGGGTTTGATGAGGATGAGTATGCTCCAGTTGCACTAACCTTGGTTCTCTTTGAGACGCCACTCTGTGTAGGTAGTTGGCTTCTCCATTTTTGCTCCAACCGAAGCATGTTCCAATGCCTCTCAAAAGTGAATTTTTGACCATAATTTGTGGAATAAAGTTTATAAGCCAACTCCTTTATATCATCAGCGTTCGAACCACTCCTTATGTTTCGACTAGCTTGATCATAGCAACCAGCAAATTGTGCAACAGCCTTGTTGATCTTATACCATCGTTTCTTACATGCAACTACCCCCTTGTCATGTCGGAGCAAAATTCTACACAATAGCTATGAATTCGACTCCAAAATGTTCCCCCCTTTTGATCGGTACCAACTACAGGGTCAATTGAAATATTTAACAATCCACTGATCAACATCTCATCCTCTTTCCAATGCCAGTGTTGAATACTATCTTGCCTCCGATCTTCAATATCATCATTGAGGTCGATAGCATCTAATCCATGAGGGTTGGCAAAATCTGAATATTGCGAATTTGGACTAGATTGTATAGGAGTCTGAGAGGATGGGTTAGAAGAGCCACCAACACCAGATGAGTTATGTCTTGATGCACTAAATTGAGTTGGAAACGGCAAGGAAGTTGGAGTAACATTTCTGATAGAAGGGTTAAATATGGATGAAAATGGTAAATGGGGTGTttgtgaattttaattttgtggtTGGAATATAggaaattgattattataaggagtttgaaaattgaaattagagagattttgtggattttgattttgaaatgtatTTGGTAGTATGAAGTTTTGATTTGGAACTTGAGAGTTTGATGTTTGAGATTGTTGGGTATTTGGAATTTGAGGAAAGTTTTGTAagtaattgaagaaagagttgagttggtttggatctatttttcgaacaaaaaataatagtagcagaactttgattttgtaaacttggaagaagatgaagaagagtaGTAGAGAGTGTGAGAATAGAAGTGTATCTAAGTGGTATATATAgagtaacaaaatattaatttattaataataacagtAACATAGTAACGGCTAGTTTCTAACAGCTAATTTTACAAGGGTCAgctcatatatatattatgtatataaagtattaattttattaataaaatat belongs to Arachis duranensis cultivar V14167 chromosome 8, aradu.V14167.gnm2.J7QH, whole genome shotgun sequence and includes:
- the LOC127741278 gene encoding glutathione S-transferase T2-like, producing MGGSLSASAIEDFANPHGLDAIDLNDDIEDRRQDSIQHWHWKEDEMLISGLLNISIDPGVVACKKRWYKINKAVAQFAGCYDQASRNIRSGSNADDIKELAYKLYSTNYGQKFTFERHWNMLRLEQKWRSQLPTQSGVSKRTKVSATGAYSSSSNPETPLADEPGVDSPVHPQGSKKSKRKGKGKAQMSEDFSERKSSVVKKLSLMEDIKNVREKELMDREKEREEEKEHRAKIMAIKEKELQIQAFVLFISDVSF